One genomic region from Candidatus Limnocylindrales bacterium encodes:
- a CDS encoding ABC transporter permease, with protein MNLIIRDLKVKYKGSILGIFWSLLNPLLLLLVYSVAFKYVIRIEVENFPLFFMTGFLPWTFLTLSLSSSVNVMVDHRHLIKKIYFPREILPVSLVLFNLVQFLLTFLVLFVALRLFKIPWGFSLVCLPLIIGLQTTFITGITLVLSSLSVYFRDIKHLIEVFLQMWFWLTPIAYPFNLVPDKVKFLFKFNPMTLFVIAYREILLEARSPDIVLIGQLFLWSLGVLLSGYWFFSKHEVRIAESI; from the coding sequence TTGAACCTGATTATCCGCGACCTAAAGGTGAAATACAAGGGATCGATATTGGGGATTTTTTGGTCCCTGTTAAATCCCTTGTTGCTGCTCCTGGTCTACTCCGTAGCTTTTAAGTATGTCATTCGGATTGAGGTTGAAAATTTTCCCCTTTTTTTTATGACCGGCTTCCTTCCCTGGACCTTTTTAACGCTTTCCCTTTCCTCCTCCGTTAATGTCATGGTGGATCATCGGCACCTGATTAAAAAGATCTACTTCCCCAGGGAAATCTTACCCGTATCTCTGGTTTTATTTAACCTGGTTCAATTTCTCCTGACCTTCCTGGTTTTATTCGTAGCCTTACGTTTATTTAAAATTCCCTGGGGATTCTCCCTGGTTTGTCTTCCCCTGATTATTGGGCTTCAAACAACCTTCATCACCGGAATCACCCTGGTTTTATCCAGTTTAAGCGTTTATTTTCGGGATATTAAACACTTAATCGAAGTTTTTTTGCAGATGTGGTTTTGGTTGACACCTATTGCTTATCCTTTTAACTTAGTTCCAGATAAGGTAAAATTTTTATTCAAATTTAACCCCATGACCCTTTTTGTTATTGCTTATCGTGAGATCTTATTAGAAGCCAGATCTCCGGATATAGTTTTGATCGGTCAGTTGTTTCTCTGGTCTTTAGGAGTTTTACTGTCCGGCTATTGGTTTTTTAGCAAGCACGAAGTGAGAATTGCTGAAAGTATTTAA